In the genome of Monodelphis domestica isolate mMonDom1 chromosome 2, mMonDom1.pri, whole genome shotgun sequence, one region contains:
- the LOC100027368 gene encoding gastricsin-like, whose product MMKWLIIALVCLQLAEAHIIKVPLKRFKSMKQVMKEKGVWQDFQKSHKMDPATKYFNQFAAGYEPLANYMDMSYYGEISIGTPPQNFLVLFDTGSSNLWVPSIYCQSQACTNHPQFNPSQSSTYSSNGQTFSLQYGTGSLTGVFGYDTVTIQGISITNQEFGLSETEPGTNFVYAQFDGILGLAYPAISSGGATTVMQGFLQENLLNSPVFAFYLSGNENSNNGGEVVFGGVDTSMYTGDIYWAPVTEEAYWQIAINGFSIGGQATGWCSGGCQAIVDTGTSLLTAPQQIFSELMQYIGAQQDENGSYLVSCSNTQSMPTITFNINGVDFPLPPSAYVLPSNSNYCEVGIMPTYLPSQNGQPLWILGDVFLRNYYSVYDLGNNRVGFANLA is encoded by the exons ATGATGAAGTGGCTAATTATTGCCCTTGTCTGCCTCCAACTTGCAGAGGCACATATCATCAA GGTCCCTCTGAAGAGGTTCAAGTCCATGAAGCAGGTGATGAAGGAGAAAGGCGTGTGGCAAGACTTCCAGAAGAGCCACAAAATGGACCCTGCCACCAAGTACTTCAACCAGTTTGCTGCTGGCTATGAGCCCCTGGCCAACTACATGGAT ATGTCCTACTATGGGGAGATCAGCATCGGGACCCCACCCCAGAACTTCCTGGTGCTCTTTGACACTGGCTCCTCCAACCTGTGGGTGCCCTCCATCTACTGCCAGAGCCAGGCCTGCA CCAATCACCCCCAGTTCAACCCCAGCCAGTCTTCCACCTACTCCAGCAATGGACAGACCTTCTCCCTGCAGTATGGAACAGGCAGCCTCACTGGAGTCTTTGGTTATGACACTGTGACA ATCCAAGGCATCTCCATCACCAACCAGGAATTTGGCCTGAGTGAGACTGAACCTGGCACCAACTTTGTGTATGCCCAGTTTGATGGGATCCTGGGTCTGGCCTATCCTGCCATCAGCTCTGGTGGGGCCACCACTGTCATGCAGGGCTTCCTGCAAGAGAACCTGCTCAATTCCCCTGTCTTTGCCTTCTACCTTAGTGG CAATGAGAATTCCAACAATGGTGGTGAAGTTGTTTTTGGAGGAGTGGACACCAGCATGTACACTGGAGATATCTACTGGGCTCCTGTGACCGAAGAAGCTTACTGGCAGATCGCCATTAATGG GTTCTCCATTGGGGGCCAGGCTACTGGCTGGTGCTCTGGAGGTTGTCAGGCTATTGTGGACACTGGCACTTCCCTCCTCACTGCCCCCCAGCAGATCTTCTCTGAGCTGATGCAGTACATTGGAGCCCAGCAGGATGAAAATGGATCT TATTTGGTCAGTTGCAGCAATACTCAGAGCATGCCCACCATCACCTTCAACATCAATGGTGTGGACTTCCCTCTACCTCCCTCTGCCTATGTCCTTCCG AGCAACAGCAACTACTGCGAGGTGGGAATTATGCCCACTTACCTGCCTTCCCAGAATGGCCAGCCCCTCTGGATCCTTGGTGATGTCTTCCTCAGGAACTACTACTCTGTTTATGACCTTGGCAACAACAGAGTGGGTTTTGCCAACCTGGCCTAA